One window of the Helicoverpa zea isolate HzStark_Cry1AcR chromosome 7, ilHelZeax1.1, whole genome shotgun sequence genome contains the following:
- the LOC124632062 gene encoding tetratricopeptide repeat protein 21B-like, with product MNKTQTTMDLAWIRCNIYYYFREKCYGNVKKLSYKASKQYGDAAEFLFYGGLANILEGQVQKGISELTPLQSEKDIQLAVVIALIYGYKLSSPTEREALYSLESKLKEEKKQANALSFFYAGLFLSFAEKYEKASEYINKSLRKDANNLEVIILKGWNDMYMNLGDMQVSILDCLELALSKSDRNVDALLGLAKYKYFAKEYDASNLTLDRLIVNNTGQVVPLVVKMKNEFALQKWDAVYDTLERIFLLDPDNVEALKVRIFIALCKNADYIEAADQLNKFFTVLENEESHNAYQFYNTTQIFSRVCSRSSTVLSQVYRFAQYASEMNPGNVDYLSEVGYQCILQGKYKDALSFFKAASKLDSNSITALCGLTLCQMNENGPTEQISQQIELLFEMQGNNKLPVLYHLSAQLNLKNPSSAISFLTNAYEAKVAFANRHPFSLAYVKDLDPDFLLEVYKEFKKHLPKKPFIIVGYLMYSQEVKNSVVAQCMKLLNAICDACPGLITALYELAKLKFLFGYATDAQKLAQQVNELDSTHAGSQVLLAQIYIQQLAYTKAAQSLEMCLSYNFKVRDSAMYHFLNGVILKSVGQLQESLSSFLTSLQIATSKSTVANANRAYESDLNIIDKATLYLQIIELQTTLEQFAEAGKTMQEAIQEFSYTSEESRLLIARADLALKKGDVDNAIDLLNEIKPGQPYYFQAHSKMAHIYLKEKNDRAMFTSCFKEIVSNHPMADAHTMMGDAFMSIHDPTQAAEAYEAALKGSPKDVQLVKKLGVALVKMHEYDKACQHYENAIRLLSDEDLQFEYYELLIKLKQYDKVESSISSELNQMYNRDKDINLLKRRVRFLLMQAKGRELKNPTSANVNLILAEAKDLQNTVVKRLEIESRGDIQEEKQQLSNILCALAKAKSLKEPAVAANLYSEALVHSPRDPSTLLALAKLYAQINNSEKCEQTCAILLNTDPNNESAAVMMADLAFRKVDLEAAQRHLTQILSVKPMSWEALAQLIEVQWRRGKLSEAEQALDAAKVALGEQEDHGYWYCAGICSAYAGRANAALRQLNQARRSAQWGASAARRMVLLCLAHHAPHSLSDTFLTTALDSDTRLLALRTAEKLLGEVSPLDRKALQAMLQLATKQKPQAERVLQELLPLATEDNFQDDPYLILAIANAYNIIKQPTRAKNILKRTVSSIPWTPEKADGLERCWLEVADGQISSGRMDAAKELLTKVLNHNNSCATAYQYLGYLAEKEQNYKSSAHNYNNAWSHGGKSDLAVGYKLAHSYLKLKKYPECIVVCRHILKVHPDYPKIKKEILEKAKTNLRT from the exons atgaataaaacacaAACCACAATGGATCTAGCTTGGATACGATgtaacatatattattatttccgtGAAAAATGCTATGGTAATGTCAAAAAACTTTCCTACAAAGCCTCAAAACAATATGGTGATGCTGCAGAGTTTCTTTTCTATGGTGGTCTGGCCAATATATTAGAAGGACAAGTTCAGAAGGGAATAAGTGAATTGACTCCTTTACAATCTGAAAAAGATATTCAATTGGCAGTGGTCATTGCTCTCATATACGGTTATAAATTAAGCAGTCCTACCGAGAGAGAAGCATTGTACAGTCTAGAATCTAAACTTAAGGAGGAAAAGAAGCAAGCAAATGCCTTGTCTTTTTTCTATGCTGGTCTATTTCTATCTTTTGCTGAAAAGTATGAAAAGGCATCCGAGTACATAAACAAATCCTTGAGGAAAGATGCTAACAATTTGGAAGTGATCATCTTAAAGGGATGGAATGATATGTATATGAATTTAGGAGACATGCAAGTATCCATACTGGATTGCCTAGAGTTAGCTCTCAGCAAAAGTGATAGGAATGTTGACGCTTTATTAGGACTAgctaaatacaaatattttgctaAAGAGTATGATGCATCAAACCTCACATTAGACAGGCTGATTGTAAATAACACAGGGCAAGTTGTACCGCTAGtagtgaaaatgaaaaatgaatttGCCTTACAAAAATGGGATGCGGTTTATGACACATTAGAAAGAATTTTCCTCCTAGATCCAGATAATGTTGAGGCTTTGAAAGTTAGAATATTTATTGCTCTTTGTAAAAATGCTGATTATATAGAAGCAGCAGATCAGTTAAATAAGTTCTTTACAGTTTTGGAAAATGAAGAATCCCATAACGCATATCAGTTTTACAATACTACACAGATATTCTCAAGAGTGTGTAGCAGGTCTAGTACAGTGCTGTCTCAAGTATACAGATTTGCACAATATGCTTCTGAGATGAATCCAGGCAATGTTGATTATTTGAGTGAAGTGGGGTACCAATGTATTCTTCAGGGAAAGTATAAAGATGCTCTCAGTTTTTTCAAGGCAGCTAGTAAATTGGACAGCAACTCAATCACTGCATTATGTGGGCTGACTCTTTGTCAGATGAATGAGAATGGTCCTACTGAACAGATATCTCAACAGATAGAACTGTTGTTTGAAATGCagggaaataataaattaccagTTTTGTACCATCTGTCAGCTCAGCTGAATTTAAAGAATCCGTCCAGTGCTATTTCTTTTCTAACCAATGCTTATGAAGCTAAGGTTGCTTTTGCTAATCGTCATCCTTTTAGTTTGGCATACGTCAAAGATTTGGACCCAGATTTTCTTCTGGAAGTGTACAAAGAGTTTAAGAAACACTTACCTAAGAAGCCTTTTATAATAGTAGGGTATTTGATGTACTCTCAGGAAGTTAAAAATTCTGTTGTGGCTCAGTGTATGAAGCTACTTAATGCAATATGTGATGCCTGTCCGGGGCTGATAACAGCTTTGTATGAGTTGGCCAAGTTGAAGTTTTTATTTGGGTATGCAACTGATGCTCAGAAGTTGGCTCAGCAGGTCAATGAACTGGACAGCACACATGCTGGCAGTCAGGTTTTGTTGGCGCAGATTTATATACAGCAGCTTGCTTACACAAAAGCTGCACAGAGTTTAGAGATGTGTTTGAGCTACAATTTTAAAGTGAGGGATAGTGCAATGTACCATTTTCTGAATGGTGTGATTTTGAAGTCTGTGGGTCAGCTCCAAGAGTCCCTATCAAGCTTTCTGACAAGCCTTCAGATAGCGACGAGTAAGAGCACAGTTGCTAACGCGAATAGAGCCTATGAGTCGGATCTAAACATTATTGATAAGGCTACATTGTATTTGCAAATAATTGAGTTACAAACGACGTTAGAGCAGTTTGCTGAAGCTGGGAAGACTATGCAG GAAGCCATACAAGAATTTTCATACACCTCAGAAGAGAGTCGACTGTTGATTGCTAGAGCAGATTTAGCCCTCAAGAAAGGTGATGTGGACAATGCAATAGATCTTCTCAACGAGATAAAACCTGGCCAGCCGTATTACTTCCAGGCTCATAGCAAAATGGCTCACATTTATTTGAAGGAGAAGAATGACCGTGCTATGTTCACTTCTTGTTTCAAAGAGATTGTCAGCAACCATCCAATGGCAGATGCGCATACTATGATGGGCGATGCTTTTATGTCGATACATG ACCCCACCCAAGCCGCAGAGGCGTACGAGGCAGCTTTGAAGGGCAGTCCCAAAGACGTGCAGTTGGTGAAGAAGTTAGGCGTGGCGCTTGTCAAAATGCACGAGTATGATAAAGCTTGCCAGCATTATGAAAATGCTATAAGACTGTTGAGCGATGAAGACCTGCAGTTTGAGTACTATGAACTGCTTATTAAA CTCAAGCAATACGACAAGGTAGAATCATCAATATCTTCAGAACTGAATCAGATGTACAACCGTGATAAGGATATCAACCTTTTAAAGCGTCGCGTTCGATTCCTGCTCATGCAAGCCAAAGGGCGCGAACTTAAGAACCCAACTTCTGCCAACGTTAACTTAATTCTCGCCGAAGCAAAAGATTTACAAAATACTGTAGTAAAAAGGTTAGAGATAGAGTCGAGGGGAGATATTCAGGAAGAAAAACAGCAGTTGTCCAATATACTCTGTGCTTTGGCTAAAGCTAAGTCTTTGAAGGAACCGGCGGTAGCGGCCAATTTGTACTCTGAAGCGCTGGTTCATTCGCCAAGGGATCCTAGCACGTTGTTGGCGCTGGCTAAATTGTATGCTCAA ATAAACAACTCTGAGAAATGTGAGCAAACATGCGCTATTCTCCTGAATACGGACCCCAACAACGAGTCCGCTGCGGTCATGATGGCTGATCTTGCATTCAGAAAg GTGGATCTCGAAGCAGCTCAACGCCACTTGACGCAAATCTTATCAGTGAAGCCAATGAGCTGGGAAGCCCTGGCTCAGCTGATAGAAGTGCAGTGGCGACGTGGCAAACTCTCTGAAGCGGAACAAGCTTTAGATGCTGCCAAAGTGGCTCTGGGCGAACAGGAAGATCATG GTTACTGGTACTGCGCTGGTATATGCAGCGCTTACGCGGGCCGCGCTAACGCCGCTCTCCGTCAGCTCAACCAGGCGCGTCGCTCAGCGCAGTGGGGGGCGAGCGCAGCCCGGCGCATGGTGCTGCTGTGTCTAGCGCATCACGCGCCGCACTCGCTCAGCGACACCTTCCTCACCACAGCGCTGGACTC AGACACAAGGCTCTTAGCTCTCAGAACTGCAGAGAAGCTTCTAGGCGAAGTGTCGCCATTAGACCGCAAAGCGTTACAAGCCATGCTGCAGTTAGCCACGAAGCAGAAGCCACAAGCTGAACGAGTGTTGCAAGAACTGTTGCCACTAGCCACTGAGGATAACTTCCAAGATGATCCCTATTTGATACTGGCCATTGCTAATGC atacaacataataaaacaGCCAACTCGTGCGAAAAATATCTTGAAGAGGACGGTGTCGTCAATTCCTTGGACTCCTGAGAAAGCTGATGGTTTGGAAAG ATGCTGGCTAGAAGTAGCCGATGGACAGATAAGTTCAGGTCGAATGGACGCTGCAAAGGAACTGCTCACCAAGGTCTTGAATCATAACAACTCTTGTGCAACAGCTTATCAATACTTAG GCTACTTAGCAGAAAAAGAACAGAACTACAAGAGTTCAGCACACAACTACAACAACGCGTGGTCTCACGGCGGTAAGAGCGACCTCGCCGTAGGATATAAACTAGCTCATTCGTATCTCAAGCTCAAGAAGTACCCAGAATGCATCGTGGTCTGCCGACATATACTCAAAGTGCATCCAGACTATCCGAAGATTAAAAAGGAGATATTAGAAAAAGCTAAAACTAATTTGAGAACTTAG
- the LOC124632063 gene encoding V-type proton ATPase 116 kDa subunit a 1 isoform X1: protein MGAMFRSEEMALCQLFIQPEAAYTSVSELGEAGSVQFRDLNPDVNAFQRKFVNEVRRCDEMERKLRYIEAEVHKDGVHIPAVKEAPRAPNPREIIDLEAHLEKTENEILELSHNAVNLKQNYLELTELRHVLEKTEAFFIAQEEIGMDSMTKSLISDETGTQAATRGRLGFVAGVVQRERVPAFERMLWRISRGNVFLRRAELDKPLEDPATGNEIYKTVFVAFFQGEQLKSRIKKVCSGFHASLYPCPPSNTERQDMVKGVRTRLEDLNMVLNQTSDHRQRVLASVAKELASWTIMVRKMKAIYHTLNLFNMDVTKKCLIGECWVPTADLPNVQKALADGSNACGSSIPSFLNCIETDEEPPTFNRTNRFTRGFQNLIDAYGVASYRECNPALYTIITFPFLFAVMFGDLGHGAIMALFGAWMVAKEVSLASKKSNNEIWNIFFAGRYIILLMGCFSMYTGLVYNDIFSKSMNIFGSSWSIPYDNETMEANAAMTLDPKDSYSNIPYFIGVDPVWQTADNKIIFLNSYKMKLSIIFGVLHMIFGVCMSVVNYNFFQRRYSIVLEFLPQVIFLCLLFLYMVFMMFYKWIAYSTFSDDIAYSQGCAPSVLILFINMMLFSSTEPADGCKEYMFDSQGSIQRVFVLIALCCIPVMLLGKPLYLLCAGKKKKDAKPEHSNGSVNPGIEMQEQTDISDAPKAEAKASHDHDDEPFSEIMIHQAIHTIEYVLSTISHTASYLRLWALSLAHAELSEVLWNMVLTFGLKDHDYIGAIKLYVAFCFWALFTLAILVMMEGLSAFLHTLRLHWVEFMSKFYSGLGYVFQPFCFKTILEQEENKDD from the exons ATGGGGGCCATGTTCCGCAGCGAAGAGATGGCCTTGTGCCAGCTCTTCATCCAGCCTGAGGCGGCTTACACGTCCGTCTCCGAGCTGGGAGAGGCAGGCAGCGTACAGTTCAGAGAT CTGAACCCAGACGTGAACGCCTTCCAACGTAAATTCGTGAACGAGGTCCGTCGTTGCGATGAGATGGAACGCAAGCTGCGATACATTGAGGCTGAAGTGCATAAGGATGGTGTGCACATCCCGGCCGTTAAAGAGGCGCCCCGAGCCCCTAACCCGAGGGAGATCATCGATCTTGAG GCCCATTTGGAGAAGACGGAGAATGAAATCCTGGAACTGTCCCACAACGCGGTGAACTTAAAACAGAACTACTTGGAACTGACCGAGTTGAGACATGTGCTGGAGAAGACTGAGGCCTTCTTCATCGCTCAGGAGGAGATCGGCATGGACTCCATGACCAA ATCCCTGATATCAGACGAGACAGGTACGCAAGCAGCGACGCGTGGTCGCCTCGGCTTTGTGGCCGGCGTGGTGCAGCGTGAGAGAGTGCCCGCTTTCGAGAGGATGTTATGGCGTATCTCGAGAGGAAATGTGTTCTTGAGGCGCGCTGAGCTTGATAAGCCTTTGGAAGACCCTGCCACT GGCAACGAAATCTACAAGACAGTGTTCGTAGCATTCTTCCAAGGAGAGCAGCTGAAATCCCGCATCAAGAAGGTTTGCTCCGGCTTCCACGCGTCCCTCTACCCGTGCCCACCTTCCAACACGGAGCGACAGGACATGGTCAAAGGAGTCCGGACCAGGCTTGAAGATCTTAATATG GTTCTAAACCAAACCAGCGACCACAGACAGCGCGTGCTCGCAAGCGTGGCCAAGGAACTGGCCAGCTGGACCATCATGGTGCGCAAAATGAAGGCCATATACCATACCCTGAATCTGTTCAATATGGACGTCACCAAGAAATGCCTGATCGGAGAGTGCTGGGTGCCTACAGCTGATCTGCCGAACGTACAGAAGGCTTTGGCTGATGGttct AACGCATGCGGCAGTTCGATCCCATCATTCCTGAATTGCATCGAGACGGACGAGGAGCCGCCCACGTTCAACCGCACCAACCGCTTCACGCGCGGCTTCCAGAACTTGATCGATGCCTACGGAGTCGCCTCCTACAGGGAATGTAACCCTG CTTTGTACACCATCATCACGTTCCCGTTCTTATTCGCGGTGATGTTCGGCGACTTGGGCCACGGTGCCATCATGGCCCTGTTCGGCGCCTGGATGGTCGCCAAGGAAGTCTCCCTCGCATCCAAAAAGTCCAACAACGAAATCTGGAACATCTTCTTCGCTGGTCGCTACATCATTCTTCTCATGGGCTGCTTCTCAATGTACACTGGACTGGTCTATAACGATATCTTCTCCAAATCTATGAACATCTTCGGATCCTCGTGGAGTATTCCTTACGATAATGAGACCATGGAAGCGAATGCGGCTATGACTTTGGACCCGAAAGATTCGTACAGCAACATCCCGTACTTTATTGGTGTTGATCCTGTTTGGCAG ACTGCTGACAACAAGATCATCTTCTTGAACTCGTACAAAATGAAGCTGTCCATCATTTTCGGTGTATTGCACATGATCTTCGGTGTCTGCATGAGTGTGGTTAACTACAA CTTCTTCCAACGTCGCTACTCCATCGTGCTGGAGTTCTTGCCGCAAGTGATCTTCCTGTGTCTGCTCTTCTTATACATGGTGTTCATGATGTTCTACAAGTGGATTGCCTACAGCACTTTCTCTGATG ACATCGCATACTCGCAAGGCTGTGCCCCATCAGTGCTGATCTTGTTCATCAACATGATGCTATTCTCCAGCACGGAGCCGGCTGACGGCTGCAAGGAGTACATGTTCGACTCCCAGGGGTCCATTCAACGTGTGTTTGTGCTCATTGCACTGTGCTGTATCCCCGTCATGTTGTTGGGCAAGCCCTTGTATCTGTTGTGTGCggggaagaagaagaaggatgCTAAG CCGGAACACTCAAACGGCAGCGTAAACCCCGGCATCGAGATGCAGGAGCAGACCGACATCAGCGACGCTCCGAAGGCCGAGGCGAAGGCGTCACACGACCACGACGACGAGCCCTTCAGCGAGATCATGATCCACCAAGCGATCCACACTATTGAGTATGTGCTCAGTACCATCTCCCATACTGCGTCCTATCTCCGACTGTGGGCGCTGTCACTTGCTCATGCAG AGTTGTCAGAAGTGCTGTGGAACATGGTTCTGACGTTCGGTCTGAAGGACCACGACTACATTGGCGCCATCAAGCTGTACGTGGCGTTCTGCTTCTGGGCGCTATTCACGCTGGCTATCCTCGTCATGATGGAGGGCCTCTCCGCCTTCTTGCATACCTTGCGTTTGCACTG GGTGGAGTTCATGAGCAAGTTCTACTCTGGTCTGGGATACGTGTTCCAGCCATTCTGCTTCAAGACCATCCTCGAACAGGAAGAAAACAAGGATGACTAA
- the LOC124632063 gene encoding V-type proton ATPase 116 kDa subunit a 1 isoform X2, translating into MGAMFRSEEMALCQLFIQPEAAYTSVSELGEAGSVQFRDLNPDVNAFQRKFVNEVRRCDEMERKLRYIEAEVHKDGVHIPAVKEAPRAPNPREIIDLEAHLEKTENEILELSHNAVNLKQNYLELTELRHVLEKTEAFFIAQEEIGMDSMTKSLISDETGTQAATRGRLGFVAGVVQRERVPAFERMLWRISRGNVFLRRAELDKPLEDPATGNEIYKTVFVAFFQGEQLKSRIKKVCSGFHASLYPCPPSNTERQDMVKGVRTRLEDLNMVLNQTSDHRQRVLASVAKELASWTIMVRKMKAIYHTLNLFNMDVTKKCLIGECWVPTADLPNVQKALADGSNACGSSIPSFLNCIETDEEPPTFNRTNRFTRGFQNLIDAYGVASYRECNPALYTIITFPFLFAVMFGDLGHGAIMALFGAWMVAKEVSLASKKSNNEIWNIFFAGRYIILLMGCFSMYTGLVYNDIFSKSMNIFGSSWSIPYDNETMEANAAMTLDPKDSYSNIPYFIGVDPVWQTADNKIIFLNSYKMKLSIIFGVLHMIFGVCMSVVNYNFFQRRYSIVLEFLPQVIFLCLLFLYMVFMMFYKWIAYSTFSDDIAYSQGCAPSVLILFINMMLFSSTEPADGCKEYMFDSQGSIQRVFVLIALCCIPVMLLGKPLYLLCAGKKKKDAKPEHSNGSVNPGIEMQEQTDISDAPKAEAKASHDHDDEPFSEIMIHQAIHTIEVVRSAVEHGSDVRSEGPRLHWRHQAVRGVLLLGAIHAGYPRHDGGPLRLLAYLAFALGGVHEQVLLWSGIRVPAILLQDHPRTGRKQG; encoded by the exons ATGGGGGCCATGTTCCGCAGCGAAGAGATGGCCTTGTGCCAGCTCTTCATCCAGCCTGAGGCGGCTTACACGTCCGTCTCCGAGCTGGGAGAGGCAGGCAGCGTACAGTTCAGAGAT CTGAACCCAGACGTGAACGCCTTCCAACGTAAATTCGTGAACGAGGTCCGTCGTTGCGATGAGATGGAACGCAAGCTGCGATACATTGAGGCTGAAGTGCATAAGGATGGTGTGCACATCCCGGCCGTTAAAGAGGCGCCCCGAGCCCCTAACCCGAGGGAGATCATCGATCTTGAG GCCCATTTGGAGAAGACGGAGAATGAAATCCTGGAACTGTCCCACAACGCGGTGAACTTAAAACAGAACTACTTGGAACTGACCGAGTTGAGACATGTGCTGGAGAAGACTGAGGCCTTCTTCATCGCTCAGGAGGAGATCGGCATGGACTCCATGACCAA ATCCCTGATATCAGACGAGACAGGTACGCAAGCAGCGACGCGTGGTCGCCTCGGCTTTGTGGCCGGCGTGGTGCAGCGTGAGAGAGTGCCCGCTTTCGAGAGGATGTTATGGCGTATCTCGAGAGGAAATGTGTTCTTGAGGCGCGCTGAGCTTGATAAGCCTTTGGAAGACCCTGCCACT GGCAACGAAATCTACAAGACAGTGTTCGTAGCATTCTTCCAAGGAGAGCAGCTGAAATCCCGCATCAAGAAGGTTTGCTCCGGCTTCCACGCGTCCCTCTACCCGTGCCCACCTTCCAACACGGAGCGACAGGACATGGTCAAAGGAGTCCGGACCAGGCTTGAAGATCTTAATATG GTTCTAAACCAAACCAGCGACCACAGACAGCGCGTGCTCGCAAGCGTGGCCAAGGAACTGGCCAGCTGGACCATCATGGTGCGCAAAATGAAGGCCATATACCATACCCTGAATCTGTTCAATATGGACGTCACCAAGAAATGCCTGATCGGAGAGTGCTGGGTGCCTACAGCTGATCTGCCGAACGTACAGAAGGCTTTGGCTGATGGttct AACGCATGCGGCAGTTCGATCCCATCATTCCTGAATTGCATCGAGACGGACGAGGAGCCGCCCACGTTCAACCGCACCAACCGCTTCACGCGCGGCTTCCAGAACTTGATCGATGCCTACGGAGTCGCCTCCTACAGGGAATGTAACCCTG CTTTGTACACCATCATCACGTTCCCGTTCTTATTCGCGGTGATGTTCGGCGACTTGGGCCACGGTGCCATCATGGCCCTGTTCGGCGCCTGGATGGTCGCCAAGGAAGTCTCCCTCGCATCCAAAAAGTCCAACAACGAAATCTGGAACATCTTCTTCGCTGGTCGCTACATCATTCTTCTCATGGGCTGCTTCTCAATGTACACTGGACTGGTCTATAACGATATCTTCTCCAAATCTATGAACATCTTCGGATCCTCGTGGAGTATTCCTTACGATAATGAGACCATGGAAGCGAATGCGGCTATGACTTTGGACCCGAAAGATTCGTACAGCAACATCCCGTACTTTATTGGTGTTGATCCTGTTTGGCAG ACTGCTGACAACAAGATCATCTTCTTGAACTCGTACAAAATGAAGCTGTCCATCATTTTCGGTGTATTGCACATGATCTTCGGTGTCTGCATGAGTGTGGTTAACTACAA CTTCTTCCAACGTCGCTACTCCATCGTGCTGGAGTTCTTGCCGCAAGTGATCTTCCTGTGTCTGCTCTTCTTATACATGGTGTTCATGATGTTCTACAAGTGGATTGCCTACAGCACTTTCTCTGATG ACATCGCATACTCGCAAGGCTGTGCCCCATCAGTGCTGATCTTGTTCATCAACATGATGCTATTCTCCAGCACGGAGCCGGCTGACGGCTGCAAGGAGTACATGTTCGACTCCCAGGGGTCCATTCAACGTGTGTTTGTGCTCATTGCACTGTGCTGTATCCCCGTCATGTTGTTGGGCAAGCCCTTGTATCTGTTGTGTGCggggaagaagaagaaggatgCTAAG CCGGAACACTCAAACGGCAGCGTAAACCCCGGCATCGAGATGCAGGAGCAGACCGACATCAGCGACGCTCCGAAGGCCGAGGCGAAGGCGTCACACGACCACGACGACGAGCCCTTCAGCGAGATCATGATCCACCAAGCGATCCACACTATTGA AGTTGTCAGAAGTGCTGTGGAACATGGTTCTGACGTTCGGTCTGAAGGACCACGACTACATTGGCGCCATCAAGCTGTACGTGGCGTTCTGCTTCTGGGCGCTATTCACGCTGGCTATCCTCGTCATGATGGAGGGCCTCTCCGCCTTCTTGCATACCTTGCGTTTGCACTG GGTGGAGTTCATGAGCAAGTTCTACTCTGGTCTGGGATACGTGTTCCAGCCATTCTGCTTCAAGACCATCCTCGAACAGGAAGAAAACAAGGATGA